A genomic region of Phragmites australis chromosome 2, lpPhrAust1.1, whole genome shotgun sequence contains the following coding sequences:
- the LOC133909622 gene encoding probable calcium-binding protein CML31 — MVASSSSEFGTLFAAFDRDADGRISAAELRLCMKATLGEDVSAEEAEALVASVDADGDGLLDGDEFERLVHAEVEEEERCRGLEEAFGMYEMEGQGCITPSSLKRMLGRLGSEQGIDECRAMICRFDLNGDGVLSFDEFKIMMSA; from the coding sequence ATGGTTGCGTCGTCGTCGAGCGAGTTCGGGACGCTGTTCGCCGCGTTCGACAGGGACGCGGACGGCAGGATCTCGGCCGCCGAGCTGCGGCTCTGCATGAAGGCGACGCTGGGCGAGGACGTGTcggcggaggaggccgaggcGCTGGTGGCCTCGGTGGACGCGGACGGCGACGGGCTGCTGGACGGGGACGAGTTCGAGAGGCTGGTGCAtgcggaggtggaggaggaggagcgctgTAGAGGGCTCGAGGAGGCGTTCGGGATGTACGAGATGGAAGGCCAAGGGTGCATCACGCCGAGCAGCCTGAAGCGGATGCTGGGCCGGCTGGGGTCGGAGCAGGGCATCGACGAATGCCGCGCCATGATCTGCAGGTTCGATCTCAACGGCGATGGCGTGCTCAGCTTCGACGAGTTCAAGATCATGATGAGCGCTTGA
- the LOC133910248 gene encoding putative calcium-binding protein CML23, giving the protein MDKSPSPPAPTVLVQVNADMVASGEFRRVFASFDQDGDGKISAAELRHCMKAALGEDMLAEDIRALMASADTDGDGLLDEEEFVRLAQEMEAGQDEEKRRWLREAFGMYEMESTGCITPLSLKLMLSKLGCHQDIAECQAMICRFDLDGDGVLSFDEFKTMMMG; this is encoded by the coding sequence ATGGACAAGTCCCCAAGTCCACCTGCACCAACCGTTCTTGTTCAGGTGAACGCGGACATGGTTGCCTCGGGTGAGTTCAGGCGCGTCTTCGCATCGTTCGACCAGGACGGCGACGGCAAGATCTCGGCCGCCGAGCTGCGTCACTGCATGAAGGCGGCGCTCGGCGAGGACATGTTGGCCGAGGACATCAGGGCGCTCATGGCGTCGGCGGACACGGACGGCGACGGGCTGCTGGACGAAGAGGAGTTCGTGAGGCTGGCACAAGAAATGGAAGCGGGCCAGGATGAGGAGAAGCGCAGGTGGCTGAGGGAGGCGTTCGGAATGTACGAGATGGAGAGCACAGGGTGCATCACGCCGCTGAGCCTGAAGCTGATGCTGAGCAAGCTGGGGTGCCACCAGGACATTGCGGAGTGCCAGGCGATGATCTGCAGGTTCGATCTGGATGGGGATGGGGTTCTTAGCTTCGACGAGTTCAAGACGATGATGATGGGCTGA